The genomic stretch ACATCGTCTTTAGTTCCTTGGAGTACATGTGGAGCATTTATGTTAACAACTTTAGGAGTTCACCCCTTTGCTTACCTTCCTTTTGCTTTTTTAAATTTAATCAATCCAATTGTTTCTATAATTTATGGATACACTGGATTTACTATGGAGAAAGATGAGATTTTATCTCCAACTGAAGAAATTGATGATAGTTCAAGTTCTCAAGAATTAATTAACGAAATAGAATAATAAAAGCTTTTAAGATTTTATATAAATAAAAAACACGATTTTTAACTAATCGTGTTTTTTGTATTTTTATCTTTAATTTTTTAAAAGATTTTTTATATCTCCAGCAATAAATTGAGCTTTTGCTCCAAATATAACTTGAACTCCATATTTTCCTACTTTTATAGTCCCACTTGAACCTAACTTTTTAAAACCTGCTTCATCTACTAATGAGGTATCTTTTACCTCTACTCTTAATCTTGTTATACAATAATCAATAGAAGTAATATTTTCATTTCCACCTAAATAATTTATGGCCATTGCAGCAATCTCTTTATCTGTAAAATTATCATTTTGGTTTTCTGAGTCGTTTATAACTTCTCTACCTGGTGTTTTTAAGTCAAACTTTCTTATTAAAAATCTAAAACCAAAATAGTAACACATAGCCATAACAGTTCCAAAAACAAGAACCATTATATAATTTGTTTCATACCCAGAAAATGATGGTAATATTCCAAATGATAAGAAATCAATAAATCCTGCAGAAAATGACTTTGCTATATGCACATTCAGTAAATACATCATCATATAAGATATTCCTGCAAAAATAGCATTGAAAAGATAAAGTACTGGTGCTACAAATATAAATGTAAATTCAATTGGCTCTGTTATTCCAGTTAAAAAACAAGTAAATGCTGCTGATAATAATATTCCTGCAACTAATTTTTTATTCTTAGGAAGAGCTTCATGATACATCGCTAAGCCTGCAGCTGGTAAAGCCATTAACATTAATGGATACTCTCCTTGTAAAAATTTTCCTGCATTTTTATAACTTTCTGATGAAAAACTTTTTATTCCTTCCTCAAACATTTTAAACCAAATAGCTTGATCTCCATTAATAATATTTCCAGATTGTGTAGTATATTCTCCAAAGTTAAACCAATAAGGAGAATAAAAAATATGATGTAGCCCAGTAGGAATTAACGCTCTTTCAGTAAATCCAAAGATAAAAGTTGATAATGCTTGATTTTCTCCATTTGCTAATTTAGATAATAAGCCAATCGTATTTTGAATTGGTTCCCAAACAAACGGAAACCCTAAACCTATTAAAAAAGCAAAAAGTGCTGTAATAATTGGAACAAATCTTTTCCCTGAAAAAAATCCTAAAAAATCAGGTAGTTTTATATTGAAAAATTTATTATACATTGTTGCAGCCAATACTCCAGATATAAGTCCACTAAATATACCACTTTGTAAAGTTGGGATACCCATAACACTAGCATAAGCTCCACCTTGAGAAGCCATTTCTGGAGTTACACCTGCAACAATTCCAGCAGTTGAATTTATTATTAATATAGCTACAATTGAAGCTAGTGCCGCTATTCCAGACTCTCCGGCTAATCCTACAGCTGCTCCAACAGCAAATAATAATGGTAGATTATCAAATAATATTCCACCGGCATTAGTCATTAACGGAAGATTTAATCGATCGCCAAAAGCCAGTAGTATTCCAGCAGCTGGTAAAATAGAGATGGGTAGCATCAATGCTTTTCCTATCTTTTGTAAATTAGAAAATATTTTCATTTCATTTTCCTCCCTTTTATTAAACAATAAGTTTTTTTAAAATACATTTTATATTCACAATAGTATATAATTTATATATTTTTGTCAAGTTTTTTCGAAATTAAATGAGCCATATATTGACAATATTTTAAAATAATAGTATTGTAATACTATATAATACAATATTTATTAATCTTTGGAGGTTTATGAAAAGTAATAATAACATCAATAAACTTAAAATTATTAAAATGTTTTTAGAAAATAAAAAAACTTTAAAAGAAATATCATATGAAGAGAATATTCCATATAGTACTTTAAAAAGATGGATAAAAAAATTTAAAGATGATGGAACAGAAGCGCTAAATTTAAAAGAACGAAGTGATAAAAATTCCTTCCGAAAAGTCGATAATACTTTACTTGTAACTATTAGGAATTTTTACTTAGAAAATAAAAATAATTCTTTACAAACAATTTATAATGACCTAAAAAATAATTTTAACTCTAATATAAGCTTTAATACATTTTATAGAATTGTTAGTAATTTAGATGAATATTTAAAAAACAAATCTAGTACTGAAATTAATAAAAATATAAAAAATGGAGATGTGTATATTTTAAAATCCTTTATATCTTATAATTTCATTGAAATTAACAATACACAAAAATTACCTATTATTTTTCTAATTTTCAATGCTTCTGATTTAGATATAATTGATTTTCATATTGAATTTTCACTTACTAATTCCCAAAATATATTAGCTTTTTTAAGAGAAAGTATTATTCTAGGACTTCTTAAATACAACGTAACTTATTTACCAAAAGAAATTTTAAATGACTCTAGTTTTAAACTATCTAATAATATAAAAAAACAAATTAATGATTCTTTATCTTTAAAAATCCATGATTTTACCCATGAAAATAAAGAAATTGAGAGATTTATAAATTTTTTGAATAGCGACATTGAAAAAAATTTAAAGAATAATATTACATATGAAAATCTCTATGATTTTTTGAGTAACTATTTAAAGGTTAATAAAAATTTGCCTACATTTATAGAAACTGAAGATAATAATTTATTAATGCTTCTCTTCAAATTAAATATTTTTCTCCCAAGAATAAAAAGAAAAATACATTCGTATGGTATTCAAATACATAATACTATTTTTAATGATATAATTTATTTAAAAAGATATTTAGGAGAAGTTGCTGAAATTATATATAATCCTTTAAATTTAGATTTTATCTTAGCTTTTAAGAAAAATTATTTAATTGGAAGAGAAGCATTAATAAATTAT from Cetobacterium somerae ATCC BAA-474 encodes the following:
- a CDS encoding Na+/H+ antiporter NhaC family protein, with amino-acid sequence MKLKNLSRVLEDSGTLTSSLVPWSTCGAFMLTTLGVHPFAYLPFAFLNLINPIVSIIYGYTGFTMEKDEILSPTEEIDDSSSSQELINEIE
- a CDS encoding PTS transporter subunit EIIC encodes the protein MKIFSNLQKIGKALMLPISILPAAGILLAFGDRLNLPLMTNAGGILFDNLPLLFAVGAAVGLAGESGIAALASIVAILIINSTAGIVAGVTPEMASQGGAYASVMGIPTLQSGIFSGLISGVLAATMYNKFFNIKLPDFLGFFSGKRFVPIITALFAFLIGLGFPFVWEPIQNTIGLLSKLANGENQALSTFIFGFTERALIPTGLHHIFYSPYWFNFGEYTTQSGNIINGDQAIWFKMFEEGIKSFSSESYKNAGKFLQGEYPLMLMALPAAGLAMYHEALPKNKKLVAGILLSAAFTCFLTGITEPIEFTFIFVAPVLYLFNAIFAGISYMMMYLLNVHIAKSFSAGFIDFLSFGILPSFSGYETNYIMVLVFGTVMAMCYYFGFRFLIRKFDLKTPGREVINDSENQNDNFTDKEIAAMAINYLGGNENITSIDYCITRLRVEVKDTSLVDEAGFKKLGSSGTIKVGKYGVQVIFGAKAQFIAGDIKNLLKN
- a CDS encoding helix-turn-helix domain-containing protein, whose translation is MKSNNNINKLKIIKMFLENKKTLKEISYEENIPYSTLKRWIKKFKDDGTEALNLKERSDKNSFRKVDNTLLVTIRNFYLENKNNSLQTIYNDLKNNFNSNISFNTFYRIVSNLDEYLKNKSSTEINKNIKNGDVYILKSFISYNFIEINNTQKLPIIFLIFNASDLDIIDFHIEFSLTNSQNILAFLRESIILGLLKYNVTYLPKEILNDSSFKLSNNIKKQINDSLSLKIHDFTHENKEIERFINFLNSDIEKNLKNNITYENLYDFLSNYLKVNKNLPTFIETEDNNLLMLLFKLNIFLPRIKRKIHSYGIQIHNTIFNDIIYLKRYLGEVAEIIYNPLNLDFILAFKKNYLIGREALINY